Proteins found in one Kluyveromyces marxianus DMKU3-1042 DNA, complete genome, chromosome 2 genomic segment:
- a CDS encoding 40S ribosomal protein eS27, whose product MVLVQDLLHPTAASEARKHKLKTLVQSPRSHFLDVKCPGCLNITTVFSHAQTAVTCESCSTVLCTPTGGKAKLSEGTSFRRK is encoded by the exons ATG GTTTTAGTTCAAGATTTGTTGCACCCAACTGCTGCTTCTGAAGCTAGAAAGCACAAGTTAAAGACTTTGGTTCAATCCCCAAGATCCCACTTCTTGGATGTCAAGTGCCCAGGTTGTTTGAACATCACTACTGTGTTCTCTCACGCTCAAACCGCTGTCACTTGTGAATCCTGTTCTACCGTCTTGTGTACCCCAACCGGTGGTAAGGCCAAGTTGTCTGAAGGTACTTCtttcagaagaaaatag
- the RSM22 gene encoding tRNA methyltransferase RSM22, with the protein MLRFGRTFRLPIKSTFAARLNSSLADSSNNFAELVDRKSPDSRSTFGFVVDGTQQDNVRVVERDELLNNSVKGEYRDKMGNLLQGLNAEEARLLPQTLEGRAFRQQIQLSHTVTEAIQHNIMSLHIPNNLRRAASKYFVELYERSLHRPTSSNMEVDSHIASIFVQNYAAIYQSLSELKKRVGKDFNPQRVLDVGYGPATGIVALNDLMGKEYRPKVKEATIIGHLEMQKRAKLILSRQLNEIPDDLLYAEEKSYTDPPKKDTEEEVEEEEEADNIDAQDEMLGEVATKSIRINTRLRKDVPGSNEYDLIILTHQLLRHEERFPAQIDDNLDHYLKLLSPKGHLVIIERGNPMGFEIIARARQFMIRPENYPDEHGKIPRPWNRGNKMMGRASYRSVPVENEEPTIESLNLDDEEYLELAQSLDSKYGPVKAEDLEFEEDLLKSMETEEEPNEENYHIKIIAPCAHHRKCPLQIGKPHYYDLSEGSKLNFCNFQKTVLRPKFTIELKKGKILATPWQTPTDGIGIKGKSSAGSGRKNGRGFEIVNYSYLIAERSAKDRETSQSIKAEREENKTKYDIGSLGDNTANTWPRIIKQPIKRKGHVTLDLCAPSGNFEKWTVPRSLDKNIYHDARKAQKGDLWALEAKTKIQGGGALNVKKLEKLHKEEIKKMKNAVKVKSRELKDIANQLDQEKEDLDPQSAVDALAKFHQHNFHLENAKKEKKYANRKLAVDEY; encoded by the coding sequence GCTGCACGATTGAACTCTTCTTTGGCAGATTCTTCGAACAATTTTGCTGAACTTGTGGATAGAAAGAGTCCTGATTCTAGGAGCACATTtgggtttgttgttgaCGGCACACAACAGGATAATGTTCGAGTTGTTGAACGAGATGAACTGCTTAATAATTCAGTGAAGGGGGAGTATAGAGATAAAATGGGAAATCTTTTGCAAGGACTCAATGCTGAAGAAGCCAGACTCTTACCCCAAACGCTAGAAGGAAGGGCCTTCAGGCAACAAATCCAACTATCGCACACGGTGACAGAGGCGATACAGCATAATATTATGTCTTTACATATACCCAATAATTTGCGTAGGGCAGCTTCGAAGTATTTTGTGGAACTTTACGAACGTTCGCTTCATAGACCAACATCGTCAAATATGGAAGTAGACTCTCACATCGCCTCTATTTTTGTTCAGAACTACGCAGCCATCTATCAATCTTTGTCTGAGCTTAAGAAGAGAGTCGGAAAGGACTTTAATCCGCAGAGAGTATTAGATGTTGGCTATGGTCCAGCTACTGGTATCGTAGCGTTGAACGATTTGATGGGGAAAGAGTACAGACCTAAAGTCAAAGAGGCAACTATTATTGGTCATTTAGAGATGCAAAAGAGAGCCAAATTAATATTGAGCAGACAGTTGAACGAAATTCCTGACGATTTACTTTACGCAGAGGAAAAGTCGTACACCGACCCCCCTAAGAAAGATACTGAAGAGGAAgttgaggaagaagaggaggcTGATAATATCGACGCGCAAGATGAAATGCTTGGAGAGGTAGCAACGAAAAGTATCCGTATTAATACCAGACTACGTAAAGACGTGCCTGGTTCTAACGAATATGACTTAATAATATTAACGCATCAACTTTTGAGACATGAAGAAAGATTCCCCGCGCAGATTGACGACAATTTGGATCACTACTTGAAACTTCTTTCACCAAAGGGACACCTTGTGATTATAGAAAGAGGGAATCCAATGGGATTTGAGATTATTGCAAGGGCAAGACAGTTTATGATTAGACCTGAGAACTATCCTGATGAACATGGCAAGATTCCAAGGCCGTGGAACAGAGGTAATAAGATGATGGGGAGAGCCAGCTATCGTTCGGTGCCCGTGGAAAATGAAGAACCAACCATTGAAAGTTTGAACTtggatgatgaagaatatcTCGAACTTGCTCAAAGCTTGGATTCCAAATACGGGCCTGTGAAAGCAGAAGACTTGGAATTTGAAGAGGACCTTCTAAAGTCAAtggaaacagaagaagaaccaaatgAGGAAAATTACCATATCAAAATCATTGCTCCATGTGCCCACCACAGGAAATGCCCACTCCAAATTGGTAAACCTCATTACTACGACCTTTCAGAAGGCTCAAAGTTGAATTTCTGTAACTTCCAAAAGACTGTGCTAAGACCCAAATTTACCATTGAACTAAAGAAAGGTAAGATCTTAGCCACTCCATGGCAAACTCCTACTGATGGTATCGGGATAAAGGGTAAGTCGTCTGCTGGTtcaggaagaaaaaatggtagaggatttgaaattgttaaTTACTCATATTTGATCGCTGAAAGATCAGCGAAAGATCGTGAAACAAGCCAATCTATTAAAGCAGAAAGAGAGGAGAACAAGACCAAATACGACATTGGTTCATTAGGCGACAATACAGCCAATACATGGCCTAGAATTATTAAACAACCTATTAAGAGGAAAGGACATGTGACCCTTGACCTATGTGCGCCTTCAGGTAATTTCGAAAAATGGACTGTACCAAGATCTTTAGACAAAAACATCTATCATGATGCCAGAAAGGCACAGAAAGGTGACTTATGGGCGCTTGAGgccaaaacaaaaattcaagGTGGAGGTGCTTTGAATGTGAAAAAGCTCGAAAAGTTAcacaaagaagaaatcaaaaagatgaagaacgCGGTGAAGGTCAAGTCCCGGGAATTGAAGGACATAGCCAACCAATTGgatcaagaaaaggaagatTTAGATCCTCAGTCAGCTGTTGATGCGCTAGCTAAATTCCATCAACACAACTTCCATTTAGAAAATgcaaagaaggagaagaaatatGCCAACCGGAAATTGGCAGTCGATGAATACTAA